The proteins below are encoded in one region of Paeniglutamicibacter cryotolerans:
- a CDS encoding flavin reductase family protein encodes MSLNRELDQESLRHAFSQHPSGVAALCAIIDGEPQGIIASTFTVGVSMDPPLVMFAVQNTSKTWPVVRQAGRIGVSILGAGHDLACRQIASKAGDRFADLRLDSTDEGSLFLQDASLWLDCSVEQEVPAGDHQVVLLRVHGFSTLEEANDPLVFHGSAFRRLEAQALAS; translated from the coding sequence ATGTCCCTGAACCGGGAACTCGACCAGGAATCCCTGCGACACGCCTTCTCCCAGCACCCCTCGGGCGTTGCCGCGCTCTGCGCCATCATCGATGGAGAACCGCAAGGCATCATCGCCTCGACCTTTACCGTCGGCGTCTCCATGGATCCACCGCTGGTGATGTTCGCGGTGCAGAATACGTCCAAGACCTGGCCGGTCGTGCGTCAGGCTGGCCGTATCGGGGTCTCGATCCTGGGTGCGGGACACGACCTGGCATGCCGCCAGATCGCCTCCAAGGCCGGGGACCGCTTTGCCGACCTGCGTCTGGACTCGACGGACGAAGGCTCCCTGTTCCTGCAGGACGCCAGCCTGTGGCTGGACTGCTCGGTGGAGCAGGAGGTCCCGGCCGGTGACCACCAGGTGGTGCTGCTGCGGGTGCATGGATTCTCCACGCTGGAGGAGGCCAACGACCCACTGGTCTTCCACGGCTCGGCGTTCCGCCGTTTGGAAGCGCAGGCCCTGGCCTCCTAG
- the rplI gene encoding 50S ribosomal protein L9 — translation MAKLILTHEVTGLGAAGDIVEVKNGYSRNFLLPRGFAITWSKGGEKQVESIKAARAAQAVASLEDAQALAASLSSKSVKIAVKAGATGRLFGTVKTEDIAKAFEAAGLGNVDKRKVEINDHIKSIGSYTATVRLHENVAATLNLQIVAAK, via the coding sequence ATGGCAAAGCTCATTCTGACCCACGAAGTCACCGGCCTTGGTGCCGCAGGCGACATCGTCGAGGTGAAGAACGGTTACTCACGTAACTTCCTTCTGCCGCGCGGTTTCGCAATCACCTGGAGCAAGGGTGGTGAGAAGCAGGTGGAGTCGATCAAGGCAGCACGTGCAGCTCAGGCCGTTGCTTCCCTGGAAGATGCTCAGGCACTTGCTGCTTCGCTGTCCTCCAAGTCGGTTAAGATCGCCGTCAAGGCCGGCGCAACCGGCCGCCTCTTCGGCACTGTAAAGACCGAAGACATCGCGAAGGCATTCGAGGCCGCTGGCCTCGGAAACGTCGACAAGCGCAAGGTCGAGATCAACGACCACATCAAGTCGATCGGCAGCTACACCGCTACCGTTCGCCTGCACGAGAACGTCGCTGCGACCCTCAACCTGCAGATCGTCGCCGCCAAGTAG
- the rpsR gene encoding 30S ribosomal protein S18: MAKAELRKPKPKSNPLKAADVTVIDYKDVALLRKFISDRGKIRARRVTGVSVQEQRKIAQAIKNAREVALLPYSGAGRG; the protein is encoded by the coding sequence ATGGCTAAGGCTGAACTCCGTAAGCCCAAACCAAAGTCCAACCCCTTGAAGGCCGCTGACGTTACCGTCATCGACTACAAGGACGTAGCATTGCTGCGCAAGTTCATCTCTGACCGCGGAAAGATCCGTGCCCGTCGCGTCACCGGTGTCTCCGTTCAGGAACAGCGCAAGATTGCACAGGCCATCAAGAACGCGCGTGAGGTTGCTCTGCTTCCTTACTCCGGCGCTGGCCGCGGCTAA
- a CDS encoding single-stranded DNA-binding protein: MAGETVITVIGNLTGDPELRFTPSGSAVANFTIASTPRTFDRQSNEWKDGDTLFLRASVWREAAENVAETLTKGMRVVAQGRLKSRSYETKEGEKRTVTELEVDEIGPSLRYASAKVTRTQRSGGGGGGFGGGNAGGNAGGFGGGNAGGNPGFGGGNAGGSGGGNWNAPAADPWGAPAGGNNGGWGSNPGSDEPPF; the protein is encoded by the coding sequence ATGGCAGGCGAGACCGTCATTACGGTTATCGGTAATCTCACCGGTGACCCAGAACTACGTTTCACCCCGTCCGGGTCGGCAGTGGCGAACTTCACCATTGCTTCGACCCCGCGGACCTTCGACCGCCAGTCCAATGAGTGGAAGGACGGCGACACGCTGTTCCTCCGTGCATCGGTGTGGCGCGAGGCTGCCGAAAACGTCGCTGAGACGTTGACCAAGGGCATGCGAGTCGTTGCCCAGGGTCGCCTCAAGTCGCGTTCATACGAAACAAAAGAAGGCGAAAAGCGTACCGTTACCGAGCTAGAGGTCGATGAAATCGGCCCGTCGCTGCGGTACGCATCTGCCAAGGTCACCCGCACCCAGCGCTCCGGCGGTGGCGGCGGAGGCTTCGGCGGCGGAAATGCCGGCGGCAACGCTGGCGGGTTCGGTGGCGGCAACGCCGGCGGCAACCCTGGTTTCGGTGGCGGCAACGCCGGCGGATCCGGCGGTGGCAACTGGAATGCGCCTGCAGCCGATCCCTGGGGTGCTCCTGCCGGAGGAAACAACGGCGGATGGGGCAGCAACCCCGGTTCCGACGAACCGCCCTTCTAA
- the rpsF gene encoding 30S ribosomal protein S6 — protein sequence MRAYELMVLLDPEVDERTVEPTIGKFLDVVRNDGGTIENVDIWGRRRLAYDIQKKSEAIYVVVNFTATPATSAELDRQLSLNETILRTKITRPEEQKVVAE from the coding sequence ATGCGCGCATATGAATTGATGGTGCTCCTCGACCCCGAGGTCGACGAACGCACCGTTGAACCGACCATCGGCAAGTTCCTGGACGTTGTCCGTAACGATGGTGGAACCATCGAAAACGTTGACATCTGGGGCCGTCGCCGCCTGGCCTACGACATTCAGAAGAAGTCGGAAGCCATCTACGTAGTGGTTAACTTCACCGCTACCCCCGCTACTTCCGCGGAACTTGATCGCCAGCTGAGCCTCAATGAGACCATCCTGCGCACCAAGATCACCCGTCCGGAAGAGCAGAAGGTCGTCGCAGAGTAA
- a CDS encoding TrkH family potassium uptake protein — MHAAALPRALGRALLPRHPAQAIALGFGTAILLGTTLLMLPISKVGPGGADFLSALFTATSAVCVTGLAVVDTATYWTPFGQVAILLMIQLGGFGIMSFASLLAVLMARRLGLKSRISAATETKSRGFGDVRSVLLGVLKTTIVVELIVAALLALRFGFGYGSSPWHALWQGVFHSVSAFNNAGFALFSDNLMGFVGDPWICLPIAAAIIVGGLGFPVLFELHRQYRKPLHWTMNTKLVLSGTAILLTTGTAFITALEWDNPGTLGRLSSADKLLAGFFQSVMTRTAGFNSVDLSQMDPATWLGMDILMFIGGGPAGTAGGLKITTFAVLFFILLTEIRGGTAVNVFGKRLSRSVHRQAITIVLLAVALVVGSTMTLMLITDFSFDALLFETISAFATVGLSTGITAALPPAGQLLLVLLMFVGRLGPVTLASALALRSRQLLYEFPKERPLIG; from the coding sequence ATGCACGCAGCAGCACTCCCCCGGGCCCTAGGCAGAGCCCTTCTTCCTCGCCACCCGGCCCAGGCCATAGCCCTGGGCTTCGGTACGGCGATCTTGCTCGGGACGACGCTGCTGATGCTGCCGATTTCCAAGGTGGGACCCGGGGGCGCCGATTTCCTGTCAGCGCTTTTCACCGCGACCTCTGCGGTGTGCGTCACCGGGCTGGCGGTCGTCGACACGGCCACCTACTGGACGCCGTTCGGCCAGGTAGCAATCCTGTTGATGATCCAGCTGGGTGGATTCGGCATCATGTCCTTCGCCTCGCTGCTGGCCGTGCTGATGGCCCGCCGGCTGGGGCTGAAGTCCCGAATCTCTGCGGCCACGGAGACCAAGAGCCGCGGTTTCGGTGACGTCCGCTCCGTGTTGCTCGGGGTACTGAAGACCACCATCGTGGTTGAACTCATCGTTGCAGCGCTGCTGGCGCTTCGTTTCGGCTTCGGCTATGGATCCTCACCCTGGCATGCCCTCTGGCAGGGGGTCTTCCACTCGGTGTCCGCCTTCAACAACGCCGGCTTCGCGCTCTTCAGCGACAATCTGATGGGTTTTGTCGGAGATCCGTGGATCTGCCTGCCCATTGCCGCCGCCATCATCGTCGGCGGACTGGGCTTCCCGGTGCTCTTCGAACTGCACCGCCAATACCGCAAGCCGCTGCACTGGACGATGAACACCAAGCTGGTGCTCTCCGGTACCGCGATCCTGCTCACCACGGGGACAGCATTCATCACGGCGCTGGAGTGGGACAACCCCGGGACGCTAGGCCGGCTGTCATCGGCTGACAAGCTGCTGGCCGGGTTCTTCCAGTCGGTGATGACCCGCACCGCTGGCTTCAACTCCGTCGATCTGAGTCAGATGGACCCGGCTACCTGGCTCGGCATGGACATTCTGATGTTCATCGGCGGCGGGCCAGCTGGAACCGCGGGCGGATTGAAGATCACCACGTTCGCCGTGCTGTTCTTCATCCTGCTCACCGAGATCCGGGGCGGTACCGCTGTCAATGTCTTTGGTAAGCGCCTCTCCCGGTCGGTACACCGCCAGGCGATCACCATCGTGTTGCTGGCCGTCGCATTGGTCGTGGGTTCGACGATGACGCTGATGCTGATCACCGATTTCAGCTTCGATGCCCTGCTCTTCGAGACCATCTCTGCCTTTGCGACGGTGGGGCTCTCCACCGGAATCACCGCCGCACTGCCTCCAGCCGGCCAGCTGCTGTTGGTCCTGCTGATGTTTGTCGGGCGGTTGGGGCCGGTCACGCTGGCTTCCGCACTGGCCCTGCGTTCACGTCAACTGCTCTATGAATTCCCGAAAGAGAGGCCACTCATTGGCTAG
- a CDS encoding potassium channel family protein, producing the protein MARHPLFSPKSIERITEADSVVVLGLGRFGGALALELVAAGTEVLGIDLDEDIVQSYNGRLTHVVRADSTREEVLRQLSVHEFDRAVVGIGSDLEASILTTSLLLRFKRPTIWAKAVSEAHGQILEQLGVEHVISPEQDMGRRVAHLVRGAMLDYVEFEDGFAMVKTRPPREALGQPLGATGIRSRHHITVVAVKRRSGEWDYTTPQTVLNADDEIIVAGATAAAERFATLL; encoded by the coding sequence TTGGCTAGGCATCCGCTGTTTTCACCCAAATCCATTGAACGCATCACCGAGGCAGACTCGGTGGTGGTGCTCGGCCTCGGCCGCTTCGGCGGTGCCCTGGCGCTGGAGTTGGTCGCTGCCGGCACCGAGGTGCTGGGCATCGACCTCGACGAGGACATCGTGCAGTCGTATAACGGCCGACTCACCCACGTGGTGCGGGCCGATTCCACTCGCGAGGAGGTGCTGCGCCAGCTTTCGGTGCACGAGTTCGACCGAGCCGTCGTGGGCATCGGCAGCGACCTGGAGGCCAGCATCCTGACCACCTCGCTGCTGCTGCGTTTCAAACGCCCGACCATCTGGGCCAAGGCAGTCTCCGAGGCACATGGGCAGATCCTCGAACAGCTCGGCGTCGAGCACGTGATCAGCCCCGAGCAGGACATGGGGCGCAGGGTGGCCCACCTGGTCCGCGGGGCGATGCTGGACTACGTCGAATTCGAGGACGGATTCGCGATGGTCAAGACGCGGCCGCCACGTGAGGCCCTGGGCCAACCGCTGGGCGCCACCGGGATCCGGTCGCGGCACCACATCACGGTTGTCGCGGTCAAGCGCCGCAGCGGCGAGTGGGACTACACCACGCCGCAGACTGTGCTGAACGCGGACGATGAGATTATCGTCGCCGGTGCCACTGCAGCCGCCGAGCGGTTCGCTACATTGCTGTAG
- a CDS encoding M18 family aminopeptidase: MAQPAAAALGHVNDLAAFVAESPSSFHAAAEAARRLDAAGFTGLDESAPWPRECGNYYVVRDGAIIAWCRPESATATTGFHVLGSHTDSPSFKLKPKPTTGAHGWLQAGVEVYGGPLLNSWLDRELLLAGRLALLDGTTVLTRTAPLLRFPQLAIHLDRGVNEGLALDKQTHMNPVWGIGDPGQADLLGVLAAEAGTDPEAIGGYDVVIADAQPGVVFGADGEFFACGRLDNLSSMHASLTALIDHAGTGAGEHIAMLAAFDHEEIGSASRSGACGPFLAEVLERIGAGLDAGTEDRARAYADSFCLSADAGHSVHPNYPGRHDPANRPLLGAGPLLKINANQRYATDGVGAAFFAGLCATAAVPYQEFVSNNQMPCGSTIGPLTATRLGIRTADIGIALLSMHSARELCGVEDPLRLAKVAAAFYAA, translated from the coding sequence ATGGCCCAGCCAGCAGCAGCTGCACTTGGACACGTCAACGACCTGGCGGCCTTTGTCGCCGAGTCTCCCTCCAGCTTCCACGCGGCGGCCGAGGCCGCCCGCCGGCTGGATGCGGCGGGATTCACCGGGCTCGACGAATCGGCGCCCTGGCCCCGGGAATGCGGCAACTACTACGTGGTGCGCGACGGTGCGATCATCGCCTGGTGCCGGCCGGAATCCGCCACCGCCACCACGGGTTTCCACGTGCTGGGCTCGCACACCGATTCGCCTTCCTTCAAGCTCAAGCCCAAGCCGACCACCGGCGCGCATGGCTGGCTGCAGGCCGGCGTCGAGGTTTACGGCGGCCCGCTGCTGAATTCCTGGCTGGACCGCGAGCTGCTGCTCGCGGGCAGGCTGGCACTGCTCGACGGCACTACGGTGCTGACCCGCACGGCCCCGCTGCTGCGCTTCCCGCAACTGGCCATCCATCTGGACCGAGGCGTCAACGAGGGGTTGGCGCTGGACAAGCAGACGCACATGAACCCGGTCTGGGGCATCGGAGATCCGGGGCAGGCGGACCTGCTCGGCGTGCTGGCGGCCGAGGCAGGGACGGATCCGGAGGCCATCGGCGGCTACGACGTGGTCATCGCAGATGCCCAGCCGGGTGTCGTCTTCGGCGCCGACGGCGAGTTCTTCGCCTGCGGCCGATTGGACAACCTCTCCTCGATGCACGCCTCGCTGACGGCGCTGATCGACCACGCCGGAACCGGTGCCGGAGAGCACATCGCCATGCTGGCGGCCTTCGACCACGAGGAAATTGGTTCGGCCTCGCGCTCCGGGGCTTGCGGCCCGTTCCTGGCCGAGGTGCTCGAACGCATCGGAGCCGGGCTCGACGCGGGCACCGAGGATCGGGCACGCGCCTACGCGGATTCCTTCTGCCTGTCGGCGGATGCCGGGCATTCGGTGCATCCGAACTATCCGGGACGCCACGACCCGGCCAACCGCCCGCTGCTGGGGGCCGGCCCACTGCTGAAGATCAATGCGAACCAACGCTACGCCACCGACGGGGTGGGTGCCGCGTTCTTCGCCGGCCTCTGTGCCACGGCCGCGGTGCCCTACCAGGAGTTCGTCTCCAACAACCAGATGCCGTGCGGTTCGACAATCGGACCGCTGACGGCCACCCGGCTGGGCATCAGGACCGCCGACATCGGCATCGCCCTGCTTTCCATGCATTCGGCCCGCGAGCTGTGTGGCGTCGAGGACCCGCTACGCCTGGCGAAGGTGGCAGCGGCCTTCTACGCCGCTTGA